The Sphingomonas sp. So64.6b genome includes a region encoding these proteins:
- a CDS encoding O-antigen ligase family protein: MNRTAPIVPATIFLGIAIVLGGSSSGGVFANAAIQFAAALGIALAIVSRHNYPGGTQKGLLLLLCAALGLCLFQLIPLPPALWSALPARGAVAQGLTLAGIDPGWRQISLTPEGTIGSALALLPVIAAALIGMRAPRVGLIALLIMLILLMTVSVGVGLAQRVTGIQSPFYLYAISNRGEATGLFANSNHLATLCVLSIPAATALFVAQRGKTKPNASWLVLIAIVLVALFGVWIANSLAGIGLSLIGLVSIFLIARLRRGDSKIRMGVIGAIAVAVLAIGVVAAVIVWGHVSSDQFAAGSEMGRPQLWSRTVRAIGAFMPFGSGLGGFRAVFPQFEDAQTATRVFANHAHNDILEVIMTGGVPAVILMAGFVAWWLRTTVVIWRASTRDAFSEAATVVTGIIMLHEFVDYPLRTAAISVIFGLCCGVMARPRRIVEPEEKPVRASRHLAA; the protein is encoded by the coding sequence ATGAATCGTACCGCGCCCATCGTCCCCGCGACCATCTTCCTTGGTATCGCGATCGTCCTGGGCGGATCGTCCAGCGGCGGTGTGTTCGCTAATGCCGCGATCCAGTTCGCGGCCGCGCTGGGTATCGCGTTGGCCATCGTGTCGCGGCACAATTATCCGGGCGGAACGCAAAAGGGCCTATTGTTGCTGCTCTGCGCCGCACTCGGTCTCTGCCTGTTCCAATTGATTCCGCTACCACCCGCTTTGTGGTCGGCGCTGCCGGCACGTGGCGCCGTGGCGCAGGGCCTGACGCTTGCCGGGATCGACCCGGGCTGGCGACAGATCAGCCTGACGCCGGAGGGAACGATCGGCAGCGCGCTCGCGCTATTGCCGGTGATCGCCGCCGCGTTGATCGGCATGCGCGCACCGCGTGTCGGCCTGATCGCGTTGCTCATCATGCTGATCCTGTTGATGACGGTATCGGTCGGTGTCGGCCTGGCGCAGCGTGTGACGGGCATCCAATCGCCCTTTTATCTTTACGCCATTTCGAACCGCGGCGAAGCGACCGGATTGTTCGCCAACAGCAATCATCTGGCGACGCTGTGCGTGCTGTCGATCCCGGCTGCGACCGCCCTGTTCGTCGCGCAGCGGGGAAAGACCAAGCCCAATGCCAGCTGGCTGGTTCTGATCGCGATCGTGCTGGTCGCGCTGTTCGGCGTGTGGATCGCCAATTCGCTAGCCGGGATCGGCCTGTCGCTGATCGGATTGGTGTCGATCTTCCTGATCGCTCGCCTTCGGCGTGGCGACAGCAAGATACGGATGGGCGTGATCGGTGCGATCGCGGTCGCGGTACTGGCGATCGGCGTGGTTGCGGCGGTGATCGTCTGGGGCCATGTGTCGAGCGACCAGTTCGCCGCCGGATCGGAGATGGGCCGGCCGCAGCTCTGGAGCCGCACCGTGCGGGCGATCGGCGCGTTCATGCCATTCGGATCTGGCCTGGGCGGTTTTCGTGCGGTTTTCCCACAGTTTGAAGATGCGCAGACGGCGACCCGCGTGTTCGCCAACCATGCGCATAACGATATTCTGGAAGTGATCATGACCGGCGGCGTGCCGGCGGTCATTTTGATGGCCGGCTTCGTGGCATGGTGGCTGCGCACCACGGTGGTGATTTGGCGCGCATCGACGCGCGACGCCTTTTCGGAAGCGGCGACGGTCGTCACCGGCATCATCATGTTACACGAGTTCGTCGACTATCCGTTGCGCACCGCGGCAATCTCGGTGATCTTCGGCCTGTGCTGCGGCGTGATGGCGCGGCCGCGGCGCATCGTCGAGCCGGAAGAGAAACCGGTCCGCGCCAGCCGCCACCTCGCGGCCTGA
- a CDS encoding polysaccharide biosynthesis tyrosine autokinase, which yields MNEYQPRPDDRALRGPGQTALVDPRSAGLVPFRAAPPAEGSIAEIDPHEIWRVLTKWRWLIAGCTVLALLVGLAISLLATPMYKAAVQVEIALAQDDITDTNNRGNRQTAVRDPQYLATQIGLLKSRSLAERVVADLGLNGKGGAADHPRVNAGTIQRNLTVVPVPASRLINITYVSPSPKLAADVSNAIADGFIASNLERQYGATSYARTFLENRIAKVKSQLETSERQLVEYAQKAGIIVVNQNKGDDGGDTTSSSLDSASLVTLNEALSAAQSDRIAAEQKYRNALRTAPQSQVVQSAAVQTLIGQKAGLDAEYQDKLNIYKPDFPEMQQLRSRIQSLQRQITATSGSISGAAAGDLRAEYLSAVGRENDLRSKVNGLKTSVMDLRGRSIQYTILQREVDTNRQLYDGLLQRYKEVGVAGGVSNSLVSIIDRARVPGAPFAPSITSNLAFALFLGLMLGVGLAFAIEFIDDTVKNPDDIKDKLKLSLLGVVPTAPKGDAVAELLNDPTSEQSEAYSSARNSIDFATSGGVAKSILITSCAPGEGKSVSSLALAQKFARSGRTVLLIDADMRKPTFKVKLEEKCGLSSLLASHDSIRNHIARTSIDELYVVPSGPIPPNPAELLAGRRMRELLTEAEGIVDIVIIDSPPILGLADAPLLSSMCEATILIVQAGRIRRPVLKRSVARLQEAGSHLIGVVLTKFNARTSGYGYGYGYGYGYGYGYGREKEGSRSDPQRQLSVNAD from the coding sequence ATGAACGAGTATCAACCGCGACCCGACGACCGCGCCCTGCGTGGCCCCGGCCAAACCGCGCTGGTCGATCCGCGTTCGGCGGGGCTGGTGCCGTTCCGCGCCGCGCCGCCGGCCGAGGGCTCGATCGCGGAGATCGATCCGCACGAAATCTGGCGCGTCCTGACCAAGTGGCGCTGGCTGATCGCCGGTTGCACGGTGCTCGCCTTGCTCGTCGGGCTTGCCATCTCGCTGCTCGCGACGCCGATGTACAAGGCGGCCGTGCAAGTCGAGATCGCGCTTGCGCAGGATGACATCACCGATACCAACAATCGTGGCAACCGCCAGACGGCGGTCCGCGATCCGCAATATCTCGCCACCCAGATCGGCCTGCTGAAGAGCCGTTCGCTTGCCGAGCGCGTCGTTGCCGACCTGGGGCTCAACGGCAAGGGCGGCGCCGCCGATCATCCCCGCGTCAATGCCGGTACGATCCAGCGCAATCTGACGGTAGTGCCGGTGCCGGCGAGCCGCCTGATCAACATCACCTATGTCAGCCCGTCACCGAAGCTGGCTGCCGACGTCTCCAACGCGATCGCGGACGGGTTCATCGCATCCAATCTCGAGCGTCAATACGGCGCGACCTCCTATGCGCGGACCTTCCTGGAAAACCGCATTGCCAAGGTGAAGAGTCAGCTCGAAACATCCGAGCGGCAGCTGGTCGAATATGCCCAGAAGGCCGGTATCATCGTCGTCAACCAGAACAAGGGCGACGATGGCGGCGATACGACGAGCAGCTCGCTCGACAGCGCGTCGCTGGTCACGCTGAACGAGGCCTTGTCCGCAGCGCAGAGCGATCGGATCGCTGCGGAACAGAAGTATCGCAATGCATTGCGCACCGCGCCGCAATCGCAGGTGGTGCAGAGCGCCGCAGTCCAGACGCTGATCGGGCAAAAGGCGGGGCTCGATGCCGAGTATCAGGACAAGCTCAACATCTACAAACCCGACTTCCCCGAGATGCAGCAGTTGCGCTCGCGGATTCAGTCGCTGCAGCGCCAGATCACGGCGACTTCGGGCAGCATATCGGGTGCAGCGGCGGGCGATCTGCGCGCGGAATATCTTTCCGCGGTGGGCCGGGAGAATGACCTGCGCAGCAAGGTCAACGGCCTGAAGACGTCGGTCATGGATCTGCGCGGGCGCAGCATCCAGTACACGATTCTGCAACGCGAGGTGGACACCAACCGCCAGCTCTATGACGGCCTGTTGCAGCGCTATAAGGAAGTCGGCGTTGCCGGCGGCGTTTCCAACAGTCTGGTGTCAATCATCGATCGCGCCAGGGTGCCCGGCGCCCCGTTCGCGCCGTCGATCACCAGTAACCTGGCCTTCGCGCTGTTCCTCGGCCTGATGCTCGGCGTAGGCCTCGCGTTCGCGATCGAGTTCATCGACGACACGGTCAAGAATCCAGACGATATCAAGGACAAGCTCAAGCTGTCGCTCCTCGGCGTGGTGCCCACGGCGCCGAAGGGCGATGCGGTGGCCGAGTTGCTCAACGACCCGACTTCGGAGCAATCCGAGGCCTATTCGTCGGCGCGCAACTCGATCGACTTCGCGACCTCCGGCGGTGTCGCCAAGTCGATCCTGATCACCAGTTGTGCACCAGGCGAAGGAAAGTCGGTCAGTTCGCTTGCGCTCGCACAGAAGTTCGCGCGCTCGGGCCGCACCGTGCTGCTGATCGATGCGGACATGCGCAAGCCGACCTTCAAGGTGAAACTGGAGGAGAAATGCGGCCTGTCGTCGCTGCTCGCCAGCCATGACAGCATCCGCAACCATATCGCGCGCACCAGCATCGACGAGCTTTACGTCGTACCTTCGGGGCCGATTCCGCCCAACCCGGCGGAATTGCTTGCGGGACGGCGGATGCGCGAACTGCTGACCGAGGCCGAAGGCATTGTCGACATCGTCATCATCGATTCGCCGCCAATTCTTGGGCTGGCCGATGCGCCGCTGCTGTCGTCGATGTGCGAAGCGACGATCCTGATCGTGCAGGCCGGCCGTATCCGCCGGCCAGTACTCAAGCGCTCCGTGGCGCGCCTCCAGGAAGCCGGGTCGCACCTGATCGGTGTCGTGCTGACCAAGTTCAATGCCCGCACCTCGGGTTACGGCTATGGGTACGGCTATGGTTATGGCTACGGCTATGGCTATGGCCGCGAAAAAGAGGGCAGCCGGTCCGATCCGCAGCGTCAGCTCTCGGTCAACGCCGACTGA
- a CDS encoding polysaccharide biosynthesis/export family protein → MIAHAERGRREFLGGLPLLRRKLWLVTLMSLALAACADKRGGTVPYGVQDFGTPDAPVALKTDDSYHIGPGDTLSVVVFRVPDLTGDVTVDVTGTFTMPLIGQVEATGKTTDQLSGELATKLGAKYLQSPEVRVTVKSATSQRVTIDGSVKQAGIYPIAGSTTLIQAIALARGTDTDANPRRVVVFRTIKGQRQAASFDLTDIRRGIQPDPEIFGNDIIVVDGNRARQNFKDALSTVPLLAIFRPF, encoded by the coding sequence TTGATCGCTCACGCTGAACGCGGCCGCAGGGAATTCCTTGGCGGCCTTCCGCTGCTTCGCCGCAAATTGTGGCTGGTCACACTGATGTCGCTCGCCTTGGCGGCGTGCGCCGACAAGCGCGGCGGCACAGTGCCTTATGGCGTGCAGGATTTCGGAACGCCCGATGCACCCGTCGCGCTGAAAACCGACGACAGCTATCATATCGGCCCCGGCGACACGCTGTCGGTGGTCGTCTTCCGCGTGCCCGATCTGACCGGTGATGTGACTGTCGACGTGACGGGCACCTTTACCATGCCGCTGATCGGCCAGGTCGAGGCGACCGGCAAGACGACCGACCAGCTGTCCGGCGAACTGGCGACCAAGCTGGGCGCCAAATATCTGCAATCGCCGGAAGTGCGCGTGACTGTGAAGAGCGCGACCAGCCAGCGCGTCACCATCGACGGGTCGGTCAAGCAGGCGGGTATCTATCCGATCGCAGGATCGACCACGCTGATCCAGGCGATCGCGCTGGCGCGTGGCACCGATACCGATGCCAATCCGCGCCGCGTCGTCGTGTTCCGCACGATCAAGGGGCAGCGCCAGGCGGCATCGTTCGACCTGACCGACATTCGTCGCGGCATCCAGCCGGACCCTGAAATTTTCGGCAACGACATCATCGTTGTCGACGGCAACAGGGCGCGCCAGAACTTCAAGGATGCGCTGAGCACTGTGCCGTTGCTCGCCATTTTCAGGCCGTTCTGA
- a CDS encoding sugar transferase gives MLQSRLQRHHGVVKSAAERLRVQLAIGLLVAVVLPVIARANFMPQGVLRYSTNFNSMIAVTIAVVLGIMLFRRFRNFPGVRAYEYVLPSFFTSYGLVTGVLLAFRFDYVVSVLVASLGLSIITFFILCYFGLRSTAYVFHVVPAGDVSRLEQIGNVEWIHMLEPTLPASPGSGIVVDLRADIDDEWERLLADAALEGIPVYHLKQLLESITGQLEIEHISENGLGSLAPNEGYGKVKQLSDVVTAIILLPALLPLLAIVAIAIRLDSRGPVLFRQQRMGFRGKPFQVYKFRTMRQPEAAIASGDDERKRAMTQDEDHRITGVGRFLRRTRIDEIPQILNILRGEMSWIGPRPEAISLSNWYQRELPFYSYRHVVKPGITGWAQVNQGHVAEIGDVHYKLCYDFYYIKYLSAWLDALILFRTVRTVITGSGSK, from the coding sequence ATGCTGCAGTCGCGATTGCAGAGGCATCATGGTGTCGTGAAGTCGGCGGCGGAGCGTTTGCGTGTCCAGTTGGCGATCGGCCTGCTGGTCGCGGTCGTCCTGCCGGTAATCGCGCGCGCCAATTTCATGCCGCAAGGCGTCCTCAGATATAGCACCAATTTCAATTCGATGATCGCGGTGACGATCGCGGTTGTGCTGGGCATCATGCTGTTCCGGCGATTCCGCAATTTCCCGGGCGTGCGCGCTTATGAATATGTGCTGCCATCCTTCTTCACCTCTTATGGTCTGGTGACCGGGGTGCTGCTCGCGTTCCGCTTCGATTATGTCGTGTCGGTGCTGGTCGCGAGCCTGGGCCTGTCGATCATCACCTTTTTCATACTGTGTTATTTCGGGCTGCGCTCGACCGCCTATGTGTTTCATGTCGTGCCGGCAGGAGACGTTTCGCGGCTTGAGCAGATCGGCAATGTCGAATGGATCCATATGCTCGAGCCGACCCTGCCGGCATCGCCGGGTTCGGGGATCGTCGTCGACCTTCGTGCTGATATCGACGACGAGTGGGAGCGGCTTTTGGCCGATGCCGCACTGGAAGGGATTCCGGTCTATCATCTGAAACAATTGCTCGAATCGATCACCGGGCAGCTCGAGATCGAACATATCTCGGAAAACGGCCTCGGATCGCTCGCGCCGAATGAGGGGTATGGCAAGGTCAAGCAGCTGAGCGATGTCGTAACCGCGATCATTCTGCTGCCCGCGCTTCTGCCGCTGCTGGCGATCGTCGCGATTGCCATCAGGCTCGATTCGCGTGGCCCGGTCTTGTTTCGTCAGCAGCGTATGGGTTTCCGCGGCAAACCGTTTCAAGTCTACAAGTTCCGCACCATGCGCCAGCCCGAGGCGGCCATTGCGAGCGGCGACGATGAACGCAAACGGGCGATGACGCAGGACGAGGACCATCGGATCACCGGCGTCGGTCGTTTCCTGCGCCGGACGCGGATCGATGAGATTCCCCAGATCCTGAACATCCTGCGTGGCGAGATGAGCTGGATCGGCCCGCGCCCCGAAGCGATATCGTTATCGAACTGGTATCAGCGCGAGCTGCCGTTCTACAGCTATCGCCATGTCGTGAAGCCGGGCATCACCGGCTGGGCCCAAGTCAATCAGGGGCATGTCGCGGAGATCGGCGACGTACACTACAAGCTGTGTTACGACTTTTATTACATCAAATATCTGTCCGCCTGGCTCGACGCGCTCATCCTGTTCCGCACCGTCAGGACCGTGATCACCGGGTCCGGGTCGAAATAG
- a CDS encoding glycosyltransferase family 4 protein, giving the protein MTVSEPKSGATPPVIFFNRFYAPDHSATAQILSDLAEHLAGHGRTVTVVTSRAIYGQDQGLLPAREERGGVTVVRTATPGRRRGMAGRIGAYLAYYVMAFFAALRLGRRGTIFVVKTDPPLLSVPLAIAARLRGATLVHWVQDLYPEIAGAYGMRIADGPVGKFLAALRNWSFRRAARVVAIGDLMAERVERMGVARDRIAIIPNWSNDVDITPSPTRSPALRQDWNIPHGAFVLEYSGNLGRAHEYDTLIEAAITLRERRDIVFLFIGGGHMSDQLAARVAELGLTSFRFAPYQPRERLSESLGAGDAHWVSLRPEFEGLIVPSKVFGICAAARPVIAVCAADGELIRLLEPGHACLSAVPGDAAALTEAIVTLADDRPRGDRMGAVARTILDRHYTKARTLDRWRTTLDRMGDRMGDQMGPNWAR; this is encoded by the coding sequence ATGACGGTCAGCGAACCAAAGTCGGGCGCGACGCCGCCCGTCATTTTCTTCAACCGCTTCTATGCGCCCGATCACAGCGCGACCGCGCAGATCCTTTCCGACCTTGCCGAGCACCTCGCCGGACATGGCCGCACCGTCACGGTGGTCACCAGCCGGGCGATTTACGGCCAGGACCAGGGGCTGTTGCCGGCCCGCGAAGAACGCGGTGGTGTAACGGTCGTGCGCACCGCCACGCCAGGGCGGCGGCGCGGCATGGCCGGCCGGATCGGCGCATATCTGGCATATTACGTCATGGCGTTCTTTGCGGCGCTGCGGCTGGGGCGTCGGGGCACGATCTTCGTCGTCAAGACCGATCCGCCGTTGCTGTCCGTGCCGCTCGCCATCGCCGCCCGCCTGCGCGGCGCAACCCTGGTCCACTGGGTGCAGGATCTCTATCCGGAAATCGCCGGCGCCTATGGCATGCGGATCGCCGACGGTCCGGTCGGCAAATTTCTTGCCGCGCTGCGCAACTGGTCCTTTCGGCGCGCAGCACGCGTCGTTGCGATCGGCGACCTGATGGCCGAAAGGGTCGAACGAATGGGTGTGGCGCGGGACAGGATCGCGATCATCCCCAACTGGTCGAACGATGTCGATATCACGCCCTCCCCGACCCGCTCGCCCGCGCTCCGGCAGGACTGGAATATTCCCCACGGCGCGTTCGTGCTCGAATATTCGGGCAATCTCGGCCGAGCGCACGAATATGACACGCTGATCGAGGCAGCGATCACGCTTCGCGAGCGGCGCGATATCGTCTTCCTGTTCATCGGCGGCGGCCATATGTCGGATCAACTGGCCGCGCGCGTCGCCGAACTGGGCCTGACCAGCTTCCGCTTCGCACCTTATCAGCCGCGCGAGCGGCTTTCCGAATCGCTTGGCGCCGGCGATGCGCACTGGGTCTCGCTCCGGCCGGAATTCGAAGGCCTGATCGTGCCGAGCAAGGTGTTCGGGATCTGCGCCGCGGCACGGCCGGTGATCGCCGTCTGCGCGGCGGACGGCGAACTGATCCGCCTGCTCGAACCCGGCCATGCCTGTCTGTCGGCAGTTCCGGGCGACGCCGCGGCGCTGACCGAAGCCATCGTCACGCTTGCCGACGATCGGCCGCGCGGCGATCGCATGGGCGCCGTCGCGCGTACGATACTCGATCGCCACTACACAAAAGCGCGGACGCTCGATCGTTGGCGCACGACACTCGACCGAATGGGCGACCGAATGGGCGACCAAATGGGACCAAATTGGGCGCGATGA
- a CDS encoding metallophosphoesterase family protein, with amino-acid sequence MGIFGNIGRKPKPARVPSGPPDARAYAIGDVHGRLDLLRALIDEIAADRRAHPCPREYIIFLGDLIDRGPDSRGVLDFLLQARNFLPTPVFVMGNHEEMLLRVLDRDTDQFRDWLRYGGYECAQSYGVEVGRLALLDPPSAAAFVRRAIPDDHLTFIDSFVDSFQFGDYLFVHAGIRPGVPIQEQTIQDLRWIREDFLDSTVDHQLVVVHGHTISDGPDEHFNRIGIDTGAYTSGILTALCIEGTGRRYLTARF; translated from the coding sequence GTGGGAATTTTCGGAAATATCGGGCGCAAGCCCAAGCCAGCCCGCGTACCGAGCGGCCCGCCCGACGCGCGCGCTTATGCGATCGGCGACGTGCATGGCCGGCTCGACCTGTTGCGCGCCCTGATCGACGAGATTGCCGCGGATCGGCGCGCCCATCCGTGTCCGCGCGAATATATCATCTTTCTCGGCGATCTGATCGATCGCGGCCCCGATTCGCGCGGCGTGCTTGATTTTCTGCTGCAGGCGCGAAATTTTCTGCCTACGCCGGTCTTCGTCATGGGAAATCACGAGGAAATGCTGTTGCGTGTTCTGGATCGGGACACCGATCAGTTTCGCGATTGGCTACGCTATGGCGGCTATGAATGTGCGCAGAGCTATGGCGTGGAGGTCGGACGACTCGCATTGCTCGATCCGCCGTCCGCTGCGGCTTTTGTGCGGCGCGCAATTCCCGACGATCATTTGACGTTTATCGACAGTTTTGTGGATAGTTTTCAGTTCGGAGATTATCTGTTCGTCCATGCCGGCATCAGGCCTGGCGTTCCAATACAAGAACAGACAATTCAAGACTTGCGCTGGATTCGCGAAGATTTCCTGGACAGCACAGTCGATCATCAGCTTGTTGTTGTTCATGGACATACCATTAGCGATGGACCTGACGAACATTTCAATCGAATTGGTATTGATACAGGCGCCTATACATCGGGTATTTTGACAGCTTTGTGTATTGAGGGGACCGGACGACGCTACCTGACCGCCCGTTTTTGA